The Kineococcus mangrovi genomic interval CGACGCGGCGGTCGCGGAGACGCTGCCGCTCATCGCTGAGCCGCACCGCGAGAAGTGGGCCCGCACGTGCCACCGGGACTGGACCCCCGACCGGGCGACGGAGTCGAACGGGGCGGTGTGGCCGACGCTGGGCTCGGCGCTGTGGGCGCTGCGGAACTCGCGCACCTTCGAGGAGGCGCTGCGCCTGGTCCTCGACCTCGGCGGGGACACCGACACCGTCGCGTGCGTCACCGGTGCGCTCGCCGGGGCGCGGGCGGGCATCACCGGCATCCCGGTCCGCTGGACGTCGCTCGTCCACGGGCGGATCCCGGGGTTCGGTGACCGCGTGTGGGAGCTGCGGGACCTGCAGCACCTGGCCGCCCAGCTCGACGGCCACGTCGGGGACCTGTACGAACCCACGCCGAGCCGCGGCCTGGAACCGGTCGAGGTCGCCGACGGGGTGTGGGCCGCCGATCTCGACGGCGCCCGCGGCAGCGACCGGGACCTCGCGGTCGTCTCGTTGTGCCGCACCGGGGGAGGCTTCGGGCACGACGTCCAGCGCTTCGCCCACCTCACCGACGACGACACGAACACCGAACTCGTCACCGTCCTCGACGACGTCCTGGCCGACATCGCGGCGCTGCGCGCCGACGGGAAACGGGTCCTCGTGCACTGCCACGCCGGCGCGTCCCGCACGGGCCTCGTCCTGCGCGCGTGGCTGGTCCGCACGCAGGGGTTGTCGGCGCGCGAGGCGACCGACCGGGTCGCGTCCGTGTGGCCGCACCTCAGCGAGCACAACTCCTCGTTCACCGCCGCCCTGGACGAGTTCGCGCGGCGGCCGTAGGTGGACGCGCTCGACCTCGGTGCCCGCCTCGCTCAACTGCTGGCGACGGGGCGGCGCGTGTCCACCTACAAGCTCGCGACGCTCGACGCGCTGCTGCAGCACTGCCTGGAGAACCCGGTCGACGAGCACGAAGGGCTGCGGGTGCCGATCCCGGCGCTCGCCGAACGGGTCGTCGAGGCGTACTGGCCGCAGGTCCGGGTGTACGGCGAGCACGGAGTGCTGCGGCAGAACGAGCAGTCCCGGACGGGAACCGTGACCCTGCTGGACACGGTCGCCCGGGCGCGGACCGTCGCGGAGGCCTGCGGCAGGGGCAGCGTCACCCGGTGGCGGACGGACGATCCCGCCGCGTGGGTCCGCACCCGACGGTCCGTGGCCCACACGCTGGCGCA includes:
- a CDS encoding ADP-ribosylglycohydrolase family protein, which codes for MDRRHRVVGALVGSAIGDALGAPFEFGPPDAFSARFPTAARGVRTEMCGGGSLGWEPGEFTDDTQMALLLAQSLVTHRGLDGADVFDRFRTWAQAGPPDIGVQTSAVLLSGLPWDAAAAEHVRAGHRAAGNGSLMRATPAALFFAGAGREATVDAARRQSALTHGDPAAGEGCAVFHEAVRALLEDRDVDAAVAETLPLIAEPHREKWARTCHRDWTPDRATESNGAVWPTLGSALWALRNSRTFEEALRLVLDLGGDTDTVACVTGALAGARAGITGIPVRWTSLVHGRIPGFGDRVWELRDLQHLAAQLDGHVGDLYEPTPSRGLEPVEVADGVWAADLDGARGSDRDLAVVSLCRTGGGFGHDVQRFAHLTDDDTNTELVTVLDDVLADIAALRADGKRVLVHCHAGASRTGLVLRAWLVRTQGLSAREATDRVASVWPHLSEHNSSFTAALDEFARRP